In the genome of Cutibacterium equinum, one region contains:
- the metG gene encoding methionine--tRNA ligase has protein sequence MCANILAAVAWPYANGPRHIGHVSGFGVPSDVFARYMRMSGHRVLMVSGSDCHGTAISVKADQEGLTAQQCAEKYHRIIASDLQGLGLSYDLYTSTMTDNHAHVTQEIFTRLYENGYVFKKAEMGAFEPSTGRTLPDRYIEGTCPICGYDDARGDQCDNCGRQLDPADLLNPRSKTTGATPEFRETEHFFLDLPALAESLTAWIDTRTDWRPNVLKFSHNLLEELRPRAITRDLDWGIKVPVEGWENESMKRIYVWFDAVIGYLSASIEWARRIGQPDAWRQFWNDEEARSYYFMGKDNIVFHSVIWPGILLGTNGGGDKGGEPSEELGILDLPTEIVSSEFLTMSGSKVSNSRGATIFVGDFLREFGPDALRYFIAVAGPENQDTDFTWEEFVRRVNFELANEWGNLVNRSISMAFKNCGEIPAAGELTDADRELLEASAAGFDAVGDLLAHAKFKAAITEAMRIVGLANAYISAQEPWKLKDNPERRDTVLHVALQVVSDVNTMLTPFMPHSAQKIYEAMGGEGVWAAQPELVETDGDAPILMGDYACEKASWQRREIAVGTPLAKPSPIFRKLDATLAETGPAWAPVNPQ, from the coding sequence ATGTGTGCCAACATTCTTGCCGCCGTCGCGTGGCCCTACGCCAATGGGCCACGCCATATCGGCCATGTTTCCGGATTCGGTGTCCCTTCTGACGTCTTTGCCCGGTACATGCGAATGTCGGGCCACCGGGTTCTCATGGTCTCCGGCTCCGACTGCCACGGCACCGCCATCTCGGTCAAGGCTGACCAGGAGGGGTTGACGGCCCAACAGTGCGCCGAGAAGTATCACCGCATCATCGCCTCTGACCTGCAGGGTCTTGGTCTGTCCTACGACCTGTACACCTCGACGATGACCGACAATCACGCTCACGTCACCCAGGAGATCTTCACCCGGCTCTACGAGAACGGCTACGTGTTCAAGAAGGCCGAGATGGGTGCCTTCGAGCCGTCCACGGGACGCACCCTCCCGGACCGCTACATCGAGGGGACCTGCCCGATCTGCGGCTACGACGACGCCCGTGGTGACCAGTGTGACAACTGCGGCCGTCAGCTCGATCCGGCTGATCTGCTGAATCCTCGTTCCAAGACCACCGGGGCCACGCCCGAGTTCCGCGAGACTGAGCATTTCTTCCTGGATCTGCCTGCCCTCGCCGAGTCCCTGACGGCCTGGATCGACACTCGCACCGACTGGCGTCCCAACGTCCTCAAGTTCTCCCACAACCTCCTGGAGGAGCTGCGCCCGCGCGCCATCACCCGCGACCTCGACTGGGGCATCAAGGTGCCGGTCGAGGGCTGGGAGAACGAGTCCATGAAGCGCATCTACGTGTGGTTCGACGCCGTCATCGGCTATCTGTCGGCCTCGATCGAGTGGGCACGGCGTATCGGCCAGCCCGATGCCTGGCGGCAATTCTGGAATGACGAGGAGGCCCGGTCCTACTACTTCATGGGCAAGGACAACATCGTCTTCCACTCGGTCATCTGGCCCGGGATTCTGCTGGGTACCAATGGAGGCGGTGACAAGGGAGGCGAGCCTTCCGAGGAGCTGGGCATCCTCGACCTGCCCACCGAGATCGTCTCCAGCGAGTTCCTCACCATGAGCGGCTCGAAGGTGTCGAACTCGCGTGGCGCCACGATCTTCGTCGGGGATTTCCTGCGTGAGTTCGGACCCGACGCCCTGCGCTACTTCATCGCGGTGGCCGGGCCGGAGAACCAGGACACTGACTTCACCTGGGAGGAATTCGTCCGTCGGGTGAACTTCGAGCTGGCCAACGAGTGGGGCAACCTCGTCAACCGGTCCATCTCGATGGCCTTCAAGAATTGTGGCGAGATTCCGGCTGCCGGTGAGCTGACCGACGCCGACCGCGAGCTGTTGGAGGCATCGGCTGCCGGATTCGACGCTGTGGGGGATCTGTTGGCCCACGCCAAGTTCAAGGCCGCCATCACCGAGGCGATGAGGATCGTCGGGCTGGCCAACGCCTACATCTCCGCCCAGGAGCCCTGGAAGCTCAAGGACAACCCGGAGCGCCGCGACACCGTGCTGCACGTGGCCCTGCAGGTTGTCAGCGACGTCAACACCATGCTCACCCCTTTCATGCCGCACTCGGCCCAGAAGATTTACGAGGCGATGGGCGGCGAGGGCGTGTGGGCGGCCCAGCCCGAGCTCGTGGAGACTGACGGCGATGCCCCCATTCTCATGGGTGACTACGCCTGCGAGAAGGCGTCCTGGCAACGTCGTGAGATTGCGGTGGGGACTCCGCTGGCCAAGCCCAGTCCGATCTTCCGCAAGCTGGACGCCACGTTGGCCGAGACTGGTCCGGCGTGGGCCCCGGTCAACCCGCAGTGA
- a CDS encoding cytidine deaminase: MDVDWEALRRRARELTTRAYAPYSHFPVGAAGLAEDGRIVVGCNVENAGYGVTLCAECGLISDLVAGGGGHLLAFCCVDATGTTIMPCGRCRQLLWEHGGPTMLIDTPAGVQTMAEVLPQAFGIDDLDRVANQQEKS; this comes from the coding sequence GTGGACGTCGACTGGGAAGCACTGCGCCGTCGTGCCCGTGAACTGACCACGCGTGCCTATGCGCCGTACTCCCACTTCCCAGTGGGAGCGGCCGGGCTGGCCGAGGACGGCCGCATCGTCGTGGGATGCAATGTTGAGAACGCCGGATACGGCGTCACCCTGTGTGCCGAGTGCGGGTTGATCAGTGACCTGGTGGCCGGGGGAGGGGGACACCTGCTCGCCTTCTGCTGCGTCGACGCGACGGGGACCACGATCATGCCGTGTGGTCGGTGCCGTCAGTTGTTGTGGGAACATGGTGGTCCGACGATGCTCATTGACACCCCCGCCGGGGTGCAGACGATGGCCGAGGTGTTGCCGCAGGCCTTCGGCATTGACGACCTTGATCGCGTAGCCAACCAGCAGGAGAAGTCATGA
- a CDS encoding RNase H family protein — protein MIVAAADGSSLDNPGPAGWAWYIDDDTWAAGGWPRGTNNMGELKAVLDLLQATRDAEEPLTILCDSQYAINCCTKWIPGWKRKGWRKRDGKPVLNRDLLERLDEELEGRDITFEWVKGHAGHAMNEAADARARAAATAFRDGTPVDHGPGFDGVTRDPEPHEDVPADGHSAEQEGLFDLPERPVSGDQQLLAVLTDNERRLLDTDAIAHRRALEELAADDFVEHDANGRLWTKGRALADMPAPQVRSSIEILGMVHTGPQDVLLRWRTRAGSRVSLRVSVWHRDPEHGWQLRFHQITPVR, from the coding sequence ATGATCGTGGCCGCAGCCGACGGGTCCTCCCTCGACAATCCCGGACCAGCCGGCTGGGCCTGGTACATCGACGACGACACCTGGGCTGCGGGTGGGTGGCCGCGCGGCACGAACAACATGGGCGAACTCAAGGCCGTCCTCGACCTGCTGCAAGCCACCCGCGACGCCGAGGAGCCGTTGACGATCCTGTGCGACTCCCAGTACGCCATCAACTGCTGCACCAAGTGGATCCCTGGTTGGAAGCGCAAGGGGTGGCGCAAACGTGACGGCAAGCCGGTTCTCAACCGGGACCTGCTGGAGCGTCTCGACGAGGAGCTCGAGGGCCGCGACATCACCTTTGAATGGGTCAAGGGGCACGCCGGTCACGCCATGAACGAGGCGGCGGACGCGCGTGCCCGGGCCGCTGCCACGGCATTCCGGGACGGTACCCCGGTGGATCATGGCCCGGGGTTCGACGGGGTCACCCGCGACCCTGAGCCACATGAGGACGTTCCGGCTGATGGACACAGCGCCGAGCAGGAGGGATTGTTCGACCTTCCCGAGCGTCCGGTCTCCGGCGACCAGCAGCTTCTCGCCGTCCTCACCGACAATGAGCGTCGCCTGCTGGATACCGACGCCATCGCTCACCGTCGCGCCCTCGAGGAACTCGCAGCCGACGATTTCGTCGAGCATGATGCCAATGGTCGGCTCTGGACCAAGGGCAGGGCCCTGGCTGACATGCCTGCCCCTCAAGTCCGCTCGAGCATCGAGATTCTGGGAATGGTGCATACCGGCCCGCAGGATGTCCTGCTGCGGTGGCGAACTCGAGCCGGGTCCCGGGTGAGTCTGCGAGTATCCGTGTGGCACCGCGACCCCGAGCACGGTTGGCAGCTCAGATTTCACCAGATCACCCCGGTGCGCTGA